In one window of Nakamurella sp. PAMC28650 DNA:
- a CDS encoding SRPBCC family protein, whose protein sequence is MTNVIIAFVSIVNGVLGSEPGRTQWKPTRLATASGAVLAAALIRRRYLRWGATDVEGVLGLPGDEFLPVADVVVTRAIFIQAAAEDIWPWIAQLGQARGGFYSYDVLENLVRCDIHSADRVHSDWQDVAVGHEINLAPQVPLSVATVEPGRALVLRGSIPMGPIPTPYDFTWAFVIRSAPDGTSRLVVRERYWYTRRWAGLIVQPAELVSCVMSVRMLRGIKKRAEQTVPAPSISVGPQSNELVEHEMRDAVR, encoded by the coding sequence ATGACGAACGTCATCATCGCTTTTGTCTCCATCGTCAACGGTGTGCTGGGGTCCGAACCCGGTCGCACGCAGTGGAAGCCGACGCGCCTGGCCACGGCGAGCGGTGCGGTGCTGGCCGCGGCGTTGATCCGACGGCGATACCTCCGGTGGGGGGCCACCGACGTCGAGGGCGTGCTGGGGCTGCCCGGTGACGAGTTTTTGCCGGTTGCGGATGTCGTCGTCACCCGGGCCATTTTCATTCAGGCTGCAGCGGAGGATATCTGGCCGTGGATCGCCCAACTCGGGCAGGCCCGGGGCGGGTTCTACAGCTACGACGTCCTGGAGAACCTCGTCCGCTGCGACATCCACAGCGCGGACCGCGTCCACTCCGACTGGCAGGACGTCGCGGTCGGCCACGAGATCAACCTGGCGCCGCAGGTTCCACTTTCCGTGGCCACCGTGGAGCCCGGCCGGGCCCTCGTCCTGCGCGGCAGCATTCCGATGGGTCCGATTCCGACCCCGTACGACTTCACCTGGGCCTTCGTCATCCGGTCCGCGCCGGACGGGACCAGTCGGCTGGTCGTCCGCGAACGCTACTGGTACACCCGCCGGTGGGCAGGGTTGATCGTGCAGCCGGCCGAGCTGGTCAGCTGTGTGATGAGCGTTCGGATGCTCCGCGGAATCAAGAAGCGTGCCGAGCAGACGGTCCCCGCACCGTCCATTTCCGTTGGCCCGCAGAGCAACGAGCTCGTCGAGCACGAAATGAGGGATGCAGTGCGATGA
- a CDS encoding Hsp20/alpha crystallin family protein — MLMRTDPFREFDRLSQQVFGTPGTLARPSAMPMDAWREGHEFVVEFDLPGVDPDSIDLDVERNVLTVRAERTPAQGDREFVAAERPRGVFSRQLILGDTLDTDRVRAAYDGGVLTLRIPVAEKAKPRKIRIDQPAQQDRPLVDA, encoded by the coding sequence ATGCTGATGCGCACTGATCCGTTCCGGGAGTTCGACCGGCTGAGCCAGCAGGTCTTCGGAACACCCGGCACACTGGCCCGCCCGTCGGCCATGCCGATGGATGCGTGGCGGGAGGGCCACGAGTTCGTCGTCGAGTTCGATCTGCCCGGGGTCGACCCGGATTCGATCGATCTGGACGTGGAGCGCAACGTGCTGACCGTGAGGGCGGAACGCACACCGGCGCAGGGTGACCGCGAATTCGTCGCTGCGGAGCGCCCGCGGGGGGTGTTCAGCCGGCAGCTGATCCTGGGTGACACGCTGGACACCGATCGGGTGCGCGCCGCCTACGACGGCGGGGTCCTCACGTTGCGTATCCCGGTGGCCGAGAAGGCCAAGCCGCGCAAGATCCGGATCGACCAGCCGGCGCAGCAGGACCGGCCACTCGTCGACGCCTGA
- a CDS encoding acetylxylan esterase translates to MAVQFDLALKDLREYEAGLVPPEDFDAFWGLTLAEAREFPLSPTFTAVDAGLPLVDVFDVSFAGWGGQRIAAWLVMPSGTTTPLPTVVEYIGYSGGRGFPHDHLVWAAAGYAHLIVDTRSQGSATFSVGATSDHPGPVGPHSPGFMTMGIESPQAYYYRRVFTDAVRATEVVTEHPLLDAQRIVVAGVSQGGGITIAVAGLVPGLLGAMPDVPFLCHMRRGTEITDARPYLEIAEYCSAHRGGIENAFHTLSYFDGVHFAARASAPTLFSAALMDQICPPSTVFAAYNNWSHPDKQISVYPYNGHEGGGPFQVQDQLAFVRALLDGSRD, encoded by the coding sequence ATGGCAGTTCAGTTCGACCTGGCACTGAAGGATCTTCGCGAGTACGAGGCCGGCCTGGTGCCGCCCGAGGACTTCGACGCGTTCTGGGGGCTGACCCTCGCCGAGGCCAGGGAATTCCCCCTGTCCCCCACCTTCACCGCGGTGGACGCCGGGCTCCCGCTCGTCGACGTCTTCGACGTCAGCTTCGCCGGTTGGGGCGGCCAGCGGATCGCCGCCTGGCTGGTGATGCCCAGCGGCACAACGACTCCCCTACCGACCGTCGTGGAATACATCGGCTACTCCGGCGGTCGGGGGTTCCCGCACGACCACCTGGTGTGGGCCGCCGCCGGATACGCCCACCTCATCGTCGACACCCGCAGCCAGGGGTCGGCGACGTTCAGCGTGGGGGCCACCAGCGACCATCCCGGGCCGGTCGGTCCGCACTCCCCCGGTTTCATGACGATGGGCATCGAATCCCCGCAGGCCTACTACTACCGGCGGGTGTTCACCGACGCGGTCCGCGCGACCGAGGTGGTCACCGAGCACCCACTGCTGGATGCGCAGCGGATCGTGGTCGCCGGCGTCAGCCAGGGCGGTGGGATCACGATCGCGGTCGCCGGCCTGGTCCCCGGTCTGCTCGGCGCGATGCCGGATGTCCCGTTCCTCTGCCACATGCGGCGAGGCACCGAGATCACCGACGCGCGGCCCTATCTGGAAATCGCGGAGTACTGCTCGGCCCATCGGGGCGGTATCGAGAATGCGTTCCACACGCTGTCCTATTTCGACGGCGTGCACTTCGCCGCCCGGGCCTCCGCGCCGACCCTGTTCTCGGCCGCCCTGATGGACCAGATCTGCCCGCCGTCCACCGTCTTCGCCGCCTACAACAACTGGTCCCATCCGGACAAGCAGATCTCCGTGTACCCCTACAACGGCCACGAGGGCGGCGGACCGTTCCAGGTGCAGGACCAGCTGGCGTTCGTGCGTGCGCTGTTGGACGGCTCCCGGGACTGA
- a CDS encoding sialidase family protein: MTVSHRAGRTVLVALLVLAGSLVLPIVGGGTAQAAAARPAPIDPGAPVVQAHAKTQAALPDQRRSPGLKALLSEKDADRGSEGPHLSALCQAGVGLPNPYRKVAPNVDQIVGDGIVAVGSQTGCSTAQNENTIAVNPENPKNLVAGTNDYRVFNSREQRNDSTGYAYTTFDGGTSWKNIQLPRLTFPTGGTGAFAQMDSAGDPVLAFGPHNTVYYGNIVFSRGAPTGSGTEAANGIALNVSHDGGLHWDDPILIQADGVDASGNLLPSQFFNDKIWLAADQANGRVYVTWTRFADNPDGSYLESPIVVSASSDYGRSFSPFHRVDTTLAGFPSNGLTPFSQGSNPKVGRDGTLYIAYEGEMCKTLACDQIGHGDRDVTVVATSRDRGRTFTKAVVDTNYDFPFDQPLGTSTLTGENFRINSFPQLDYDRTTGLLALTWADDRNGAYDPTTGASIKSNGDNIVSLSADGSRWSPTVAVGTSADEVFGAIAIRDGVVVVTSYTRHYDSSGINLDYAYWTSTDLLRKRSLPIHRISTQSSNPQVQFLGTDDQGNVVQGTFIGDYTGAVLGADLVLHPSWTDFRGNPGKTTPNQDSYTSSIRLAFNRG; this comes from the coding sequence ATGACTGTGTCGCATCGCGCCGGTAGGACTGTTCTGGTTGCGTTACTCGTGCTGGCCGGATCCTTGGTCCTGCCGATCGTCGGCGGGGGGACCGCGCAGGCGGCCGCCGCGAGACCGGCTCCGATCGATCCCGGCGCGCCAGTGGTGCAGGCGCATGCGAAGACGCAGGCGGCGCTGCCGGATCAGCGCCGTAGCCCGGGCTTGAAGGCCTTGCTGTCGGAGAAGGATGCCGACCGGGGGAGCGAGGGCCCGCACCTTTCGGCGCTCTGCCAGGCCGGTGTCGGCCTGCCGAATCCCTACCGGAAAGTGGCTCCGAATGTCGACCAGATCGTCGGCGACGGCATTGTCGCGGTCGGATCGCAGACCGGCTGCAGCACAGCTCAGAACGAGAACACCATTGCCGTCAATCCGGAGAATCCCAAGAATCTGGTCGCCGGGACCAACGACTACCGGGTGTTCAACAGCCGGGAGCAGCGCAACGACTCGACCGGCTACGCCTACACGACCTTCGATGGCGGCACGAGTTGGAAGAACATCCAGCTCCCGCGCCTGACCTTCCCGACCGGCGGGACCGGTGCGTTCGCCCAGATGGATTCCGCGGGTGACCCGGTGCTCGCCTTCGGGCCGCACAACACGGTCTACTACGGCAACATCGTGTTCAGCCGCGGTGCACCGACCGGGAGCGGGACCGAGGCCGCCAACGGGATCGCGTTGAACGTCTCGCACGACGGAGGTCTGCACTGGGACGATCCGATCCTGATCCAGGCCGATGGTGTCGATGCCTCTGGAAACCTGTTGCCCAGTCAGTTCTTCAACGACAAGATCTGGCTGGCCGCGGACCAGGCCAACGGCCGGGTCTACGTCACCTGGACGCGCTTTGCCGACAACCCCGACGGCAGCTACCTGGAATCGCCGATCGTGGTCTCGGCCAGTTCCGACTACGGCCGCAGCTTCTCGCCGTTCCACCGGGTCGACACCACGCTGGCGGGCTTCCCGAGCAACGGGCTGACGCCGTTCTCGCAGGGCTCGAACCCGAAGGTCGGACGGGACGGCACCCTGTACATCGCCTACGAGGGTGAGATGTGCAAGACACTCGCCTGTGACCAGATCGGCCACGGAGACCGGGATGTCACCGTCGTGGCGACGTCCAGGGATCGTGGGCGCACCTTCACGAAAGCCGTCGTCGATACCAACTACGACTTCCCGTTCGATCAACCGCTGGGCACCTCGACGTTGACGGGTGAGAACTTCCGGATCAACAGCTTTCCCCAACTCGACTACGACCGCACCACCGGACTACTCGCCCTCACGTGGGCGGACGACCGCAACGGAGCGTACGACCCGACGACGGGTGCCTCGATCAAGTCCAACGGCGACAACATCGTGTCGCTGTCGGCGGACGGCTCGCGGTGGAGCCCGACGGTGGCCGTGGGCACCTCGGCCGACGAGGTCTTCGGCGCGATTGCCATTCGTGACGGCGTCGTGGTCGTGACGTCGTACACCCGGCACTACGACAGTTCCGGTATCAACCTGGACTACGCCTACTGGACGTCGACCGATCTGCTGCGCAAGCGGTCTCTTCCCATCCACCGGATCAGCACCCAGTCGTCCAACCCGCAGGTGCAGTTCCTCGGGACCGACGATCAGGGAAATGTGGTGCAGGGCACCTTCATCGGGGACTACACCGGTGCCGTGCTGGGAGCCGACCTCGTGTTGCATCCCTCCTGGACCGACTTCCGCGGAAACCCGGGAAAGACGACGCCGAATCAGGATTCCTACACTTCTTCGATCCGGTTGGCATTCAATCGGGGGTAG
- a CDS encoding CocE/NonD family hydrolase yields MADAIREHVMIGLGRDLDRDGKDDVISLDIVRPRTSGRVPVIMEESPYYDGSGRGSLSQVKVRNAAGLVVGMPLFYDNYFVPRGYAFAAMDAPGQGRSTGCGDFYGPDDRAAVGAVLDWLSGSRPATSDAGKPLSASWSSGRVGMIGKSADGADALSAAATGHPALKTVVSIEGLVDVFPLNATARAEPFTFLPQVDGTQRGFNPACAPFNAALTTQENVGGVVYNQYFRDRNVLESVPRWRAATFIVTGLRDLVAPADQSLKLWESLGSRKIPRKLWLTQGGHADPFDLRRVQWVNALHAWFDRYLLELPTGIDAAAPVTVQNADLSWRDQPSWPTSAAPRLFRFNADGLQPGVPTSFAPQALSTITAPAALSIDRADDLTDPFYQPVGTPSGPRQRFLLLTSPLTAPLRLSGRPQVTLPVQVVGSRAQVEAIVVDYGPGNRVATTDDLDGNLVPAGGQDCWGQSAGRDSACYPKLTLPIRASSWGVVSSGVLDLGLTPNRTARTAITQRTWLTAALPMTPMDLQIPAGHRIGLLLTTGDTYSFLPPDGEQLTIGSTGSLSLPVSSG; encoded by the coding sequence TTGGCAGACGCCATCCGGGAACACGTGATGATCGGCCTCGGACGCGATCTCGATCGGGACGGCAAGGACGACGTCATCTCCCTCGACATCGTCCGGCCCCGAACCTCGGGCCGGGTGCCCGTGATCATGGAGGAATCGCCGTACTACGACGGCTCCGGCCGTGGGTCGCTGAGCCAGGTGAAAGTACGGAACGCCGCTGGTCTGGTCGTCGGCATGCCGCTGTTCTACGACAACTACTTCGTTCCCCGCGGGTACGCCTTCGCCGCGATGGACGCCCCGGGCCAGGGCCGGTCCACCGGATGCGGCGATTTCTACGGGCCCGACGATCGAGCAGCGGTCGGCGCCGTGCTCGACTGGTTGAGCGGGTCGCGTCCTGCGACATCCGATGCGGGGAAACCGTTGTCGGCAAGCTGGTCGTCGGGCCGGGTCGGGATGATCGGCAAGTCCGCCGACGGCGCTGATGCACTCAGTGCGGCGGCCACCGGGCACCCGGCCCTCAAGACCGTGGTCTCCATCGAAGGACTGGTCGACGTGTTCCCGCTCAACGCCACCGCGCGCGCCGAACCGTTCACCTTCCTTCCGCAGGTGGACGGAACGCAGCGCGGCTTCAATCCGGCGTGCGCACCGTTCAACGCCGCTCTCACGACGCAGGAGAACGTCGGCGGCGTGGTCTACAACCAGTACTTCCGCGACCGCAACGTCCTGGAATCCGTTCCCAGGTGGCGGGCCGCAACGTTCATCGTGACCGGGTTGCGCGACCTGGTGGCACCCGCCGATCAATCCTTGAAGCTGTGGGAGTCGTTGGGCAGCCGCAAGATCCCGCGCAAACTGTGGCTCACCCAGGGTGGCCATGCAGATCCGTTCGACCTGCGCCGGGTCCAATGGGTGAACGCCCTGCATGCGTGGTTCGACCGCTACCTGCTGGAGTTGCCCACCGGCATCGATGCAGCCGCGCCGGTGACGGTGCAGAACGCCGACCTGTCGTGGCGTGACCAGCCCTCGTGGCCCACCTCTGCTGCGCCTCGACTCTTCCGGTTCAATGCTGACGGGCTCCAGCCCGGGGTGCCGACTAGTTTTGCACCCCAAGCGCTCTCGACGATCACCGCGCCTGCCGCGCTGAGCATCGACCGCGCCGACGACCTGACCGACCCCTTCTACCAACCGGTAGGCACACCGTCAGGACCTCGACAGCGATTCCTTCTGCTGACCTCTCCGCTGACGGCCCCGCTGCGTCTGTCCGGCCGACCACAGGTGACCCTGCCGGTGCAGGTGGTCGGTTCCCGGGCGCAGGTGGAGGCGATCGTCGTCGACTACGGTCCCGGCAATCGGGTCGCCACCACCGACGATCTCGACGGAAACCTGGTTCCGGCCGGCGGACAGGACTGCTGGGGGCAGAGCGCGGGTCGTGACAGCGCCTGCTATCCGAAACTCACCCTGCCCATCCGGGCGAGCAGCTGGGGCGTGGTCTCCTCCGGCGTACTGGATCTGGGTCTGACGCCGAACCGGACGGCTCGAACCGCGATCACCCAACGCACCTGGCTGACCGCGGCCCTGCCGATGACGCCGATGGACCTGCAGATTCCGGCCGGCCATCGAATCGGGCTGCTGCTGACCACCGGTGATACCTACAGCTTCCTGCCGCCGGACGGCGAGCAGCTCACCATTGGATCGACCGGCTCGTTGAGCCTGCCGGTCAGTTCCGGCTGA
- a CDS encoding VOC family protein: MSEDENNGREWPSRVEAITLFVDDLFATADFYQQVFGLPIMFSDDDSAVFDFGNLLVNLLKDTQAEELIGPAPVAAVDAGSRFQFTVPVRDVDTSCVELGRRGVTLINGPMDRPWGIRTAAFRDPGGHVWEIAGPVAATESPQV, encoded by the coding sequence GTGAGCGAGGACGAGAACAATGGACGCGAGTGGCCGAGCCGGGTAGAGGCGATCACGCTGTTCGTCGATGACCTGTTCGCGACAGCGGACTTCTACCAGCAGGTCTTCGGCCTGCCCATCATGTTCAGCGACGACGACTCAGCAGTGTTCGACTTCGGCAACCTGCTGGTGAACCTCCTGAAGGACACCCAAGCCGAGGAGTTGATCGGGCCGGCACCGGTGGCGGCAGTCGATGCCGGCTCCCGGTTCCAGTTCACCGTCCCGGTCCGGGACGTGGACACCTCGTGTGTCGAACTGGGCCGACGGGGTGTCACCCTGATCAACGGCCCGATGGACCGCCCCTGGGGTATCCGTACGGCGGCCTTCCGCGATCCGGGCGGTCACGTCTGGGAGATCGCCGGCCCGGTCGCCGCCACGGAATCTCCGCAGGTCTGA
- a CDS encoding DUF4389 domain-containing protein produces the protein MRPGRILALIVGCLLLLPGIGLLLGGGGLGMGYAFGRDAAGYFSLSVSGLRSPTAAITARDPAVTADLGTPNWLTDSVRTDIRLRVTATDPGRQIFVGVGPAAEVDAYLGGVAHDEVTSLTAGATPVYRHGAGTAATTAPTAQTFWITKVSGTGPQELHYTVTGGQWEMVVMNADGSAGILAGATFGVKAPALLPLAVILLGLGLLITGGAIGLIIAGASGNRRHPSEEGQTGAPWGAVRRAGRPRNLATGDHPVVLTARLDPGLSRWRWLVKWILAIPHFLILSVLWPAFVVVTAIAGFAILLTGAYPRSLFDFNRGVLRWTCRVSYYAFAGGIGTDQYPPFTLGSAPAYPVVLDIAYPARLSRGLVLVKWWLLAIPHYLILSLMVGNWFGWSSVGGDRFALGPIGGGGVLGLLVVVAGCVLLFTGRYPRSLYDLIVGMNRWIYRVIAYAALMTDQYPPFRLDQGGTEPTIPPPWQLSVGPADPRTPEPVGSRGGP, from the coding sequence ATGAGACCAGGTCGAATTCTCGCTCTGATCGTGGGCTGCCTACTACTGCTGCCAGGCATAGGTCTACTGCTGGGCGGGGGCGGTCTGGGGATGGGGTACGCCTTCGGTCGTGATGCTGCGGGCTACTTCTCGCTGTCGGTATCTGGTCTGCGCTCTCCGACCGCGGCGATCACCGCGCGGGATCCCGCCGTCACCGCGGATCTCGGTACCCCGAACTGGCTGACCGATTCGGTGCGCACCGACATCCGGCTGCGCGTCACCGCGACCGATCCCGGGCGCCAGATCTTCGTCGGCGTCGGACCGGCCGCCGAGGTGGACGCCTATCTCGGGGGCGTGGCCCACGACGAGGTCACCTCGTTGACCGCCGGCGCCACACCCGTCTACCGCCACGGCGCCGGGACCGCCGCCACGACAGCGCCGACGGCCCAGACGTTCTGGATCACGAAAGTCAGCGGAACCGGCCCGCAGGAACTTCACTACACCGTCACTGGTGGCCAGTGGGAGATGGTGGTGATGAACGCCGACGGATCCGCCGGAATCCTCGCCGGCGCGACCTTCGGGGTGAAGGCACCCGCCCTGCTACCGCTGGCCGTGATCCTGCTGGGACTCGGCCTGCTGATCACGGGCGGCGCCATCGGCCTGATCATCGCGGGCGCGTCGGGCAACCGGCGACATCCCTCTGAGGAAGGGCAGACGGGCGCTCCCTGGGGGGCCGTGCGTCGCGCAGGCCGTCCGCGCAACCTGGCGACCGGCGATCACCCCGTGGTGCTGACCGCCCGGCTGGACCCGGGGCTGTCCCGGTGGCGGTGGTTGGTCAAATGGATCCTGGCCATCCCCCATTTTCTCATCCTGAGCGTCCTGTGGCCGGCCTTCGTCGTGGTCACCGCGATCGCCGGATTCGCGATCCTGCTCACCGGCGCCTACCCACGATCGTTGTTCGACTTCAACCGCGGCGTGCTGCGCTGGACGTGCCGCGTTTCCTATTACGCGTTCGCCGGCGGTATCGGCACCGACCAGTACCCGCCGTTCACCCTGGGCAGTGCCCCGGCCTACCCCGTCGTGCTGGACATCGCCTACCCGGCCAGACTTTCCCGCGGTCTGGTGCTCGTCAAATGGTGGCTGCTGGCCATTCCGCACTACCTGATCCTCTCGCTGATGGTCGGCAATTGGTTCGGGTGGAGTTCCGTGGGCGGTGACCGGTTCGCCCTCGGCCCGATCGGGGGCGGAGGCGTGCTCGGACTGCTCGTCGTCGTTGCCGGTTGCGTGCTGCTGTTCACCGGTCGGTACCCACGGTCGCTCTACGACCTGATCGTCGGGATGAACCGCTGGATCTACCGGGTCATCGCCTACGCGGCGCTGATGACCGACCAGTACCCGCCGTTCCGCCTCGACCAGGGCGGGACCGAACCGACCATCCCGCCGCCGTGGCAGCTCAGCGTCGGGCCCGCCGACCCCCGCACCCCGGAACCGGTAGGTAGCCGAGGTGGGCCGTGA
- a CDS encoding MerR family transcriptional regulator — translation MPSADDARGIYGISVAAELTAIGVQNIRSYERRGLLEPARTTGGTRRYSNDDLTRLRRIRDLLAGGLNLAGIILVLQLELENADLRAQLDR, via the coding sequence CTGCCCTCAGCTGACGATGCGAGAGGTATCTACGGCATCTCCGTCGCCGCCGAGCTCACCGCCATCGGCGTGCAGAACATCCGTTCCTACGAACGGCGCGGCCTCCTCGAGCCTGCCCGTACCACCGGCGGGACCCGTCGCTACAGCAACGACGACCTGACGCGCCTCCGACGAATCAGGGACCTGCTGGCCGGTGGCCTCAACCTGGCGGGCATCATCCTCGTCCTGCAACTGGAACTCGAGAATGCCGACCTACGGGCACAACTGGACAGATGA
- a CDS encoding plasmid pRiA4b ORF-3 family protein — protein MKTIRLHVELEEVVPAVTRLIDVPAGATLPELHDLLQAGMGWTDSHLHQFVAGDRRWGVPDDDSWDPAELDESAFKLSDLPSPSTYLYDFGDNWTHAVTILGSGGEQPGCPAGSGRCPPEDCGGASGYENLLTVLADPAHREYAELGAWAGELHDFDLARTDLQVRNTAGQVPASVRLVLDLAKDGVKLTPAGRLPRAFVRAVQELRPGWQLFDRPASREDDLIPLAALHDLLRKVGLLRLANGVARPTKIAADDMQVVRRLRSWFSDDEFVGILAGDVVSFLIAFGPQTVGELAARAFPMYGYWTVDGRPVSEQEIRADINRLQTVLVGLDQVETDWRTMTAGPSADSLLVRATALAAYWTRLDR, from the coding sequence ATGAAGACGATCCGCCTCCACGTCGAGCTCGAAGAGGTGGTCCCCGCGGTCACCCGGTTGATCGATGTGCCCGCCGGCGCGACGTTGCCGGAACTGCACGACCTGCTCCAGGCCGGGATGGGTTGGACCGACAGTCACCTGCATCAGTTCGTCGCAGGCGATCGACGCTGGGGTGTTCCGGACGACGACAGCTGGGACCCCGCGGAGCTCGACGAGTCGGCGTTCAAGCTCTCGGATCTACCGTCGCCATCCACGTATCTCTACGATTTCGGGGATAACTGGACGCACGCCGTCACCATTCTCGGGTCGGGTGGCGAGCAGCCGGGGTGCCCGGCGGGCTCGGGTAGGTGCCCGCCCGAGGACTGCGGTGGTGCGAGTGGTTACGAAAATCTGCTGACCGTGCTTGCCGACCCCGCCCACCGGGAGTACGCAGAGCTGGGCGCCTGGGCCGGTGAGCTGCATGACTTCGACCTGGCCCGAACGGATCTGCAGGTCCGCAACACCGCCGGGCAGGTGCCGGCGAGTGTGCGACTCGTCCTGGATCTGGCAAAGGACGGCGTGAAGCTCACGCCTGCTGGTCGGTTGCCGCGGGCCTTCGTCCGGGCCGTGCAGGAGCTGCGGCCGGGCTGGCAGCTGTTCGACCGACCCGCATCCAGGGAGGACGACCTGATCCCGCTGGCCGCCTTGCACGATCTGCTCAGGAAGGTGGGGCTGCTACGACTTGCGAATGGCGTGGCCAGACCGACGAAGATTGCCGCCGACGACATGCAGGTGGTGCGGCGACTACGATCGTGGTTCAGCGACGACGAGTTCGTGGGGATTCTGGCCGGCGACGTCGTGTCGTTCCTGATCGCGTTCGGTCCCCAAACGGTGGGCGAATTAGCGGCTCGCGCATTCCCGATGTACGGGTACTGGACGGTCGACGGACGACCCGTCTCCGAACAAGAGATCCGTGCAGACATCAATCGCCTGCAGACGGTACTGGTAGGACTCGATCAGGTCGAGACCGACTGGCGCACAATGACCGCCGGTCCGTCTGCCGACTCACTTCTGGTGCGTGCGACAGCTCTGGCTGCGTACTGGACCCGTCTGGATCGTTGA
- a CDS encoding CPBP family intramembrane glutamic endopeptidase, whose amino-acid sequence MTDASAPAVSSHHHSPRRPDEDLLAYILLAYGLSWLWLLPLALAGLVVQQGHGWPTHFPALLGPMVAAVLVAARSGSLRRLLTSMVRINVALRWWAWAVSPLLLLGVALIADRIAGRQLPGTADFAQMSGLPLSLGVIGVAAVVLLVNGFGEETGWRGFALPALQRRLSPLRAMLVLSLIWAGWHLPMFLVIDNFRTFTAGTVVGWLLGLMAGSIVLGWLYNRSGGSIALVAVWHAGFDMVTATAAASDLVAAVVSTVVMVQAVVLVGAELSARRRGRPSVLIPQSSQ is encoded by the coding sequence GTGACCGACGCGTCCGCGCCCGCGGTGAGCTCCCACCATCACTCCCCGAGGCGTCCGGACGAGGATCTCCTGGCCTACATACTGCTGGCCTACGGACTGAGTTGGCTGTGGTTGTTGCCTTTGGCCCTGGCAGGACTGGTGGTCCAGCAGGGCCACGGGTGGCCGACCCATTTCCCGGCGTTGCTCGGGCCGATGGTAGCCGCCGTCCTGGTGGCGGCACGGTCGGGTAGTTTGCGTCGACTGTTGACGAGCATGGTCCGGATCAACGTGGCCCTGCGATGGTGGGCCTGGGCCGTCAGCCCGCTGCTCCTGCTCGGGGTGGCGTTGATAGCAGACAGGATCGCAGGTCGGCAGCTGCCCGGAACGGCTGACTTCGCTCAGATGAGCGGCCTGCCCTTGAGTCTCGGCGTCATCGGCGTCGCCGCGGTGGTACTCCTGGTCAACGGCTTCGGCGAGGAAACCGGGTGGCGCGGTTTCGCCCTCCCGGCCCTGCAGCGGCGACTGTCGCCGTTGAGAGCGATGCTGGTGCTCTCACTGATCTGGGCCGGCTGGCATCTGCCGATGTTCCTCGTGATCGACAACTTCCGCACCTTCACAGCAGGTACGGTCGTCGGTTGGCTGCTCGGGCTGATGGCCGGATCGATCGTGCTGGGCTGGCTGTACAACCGATCCGGCGGCAGCATCGCCCTCGTCGCGGTCTGGCACGCCGGCTTCGACATGGTCACCGCGACAGCGGCTGCAAGCGACCTCGTAGCAGCGGTCGTCAGTACGGTGGTCATGGTCCAAGCAGTCGTCCTCGTGGGTGCCGAACTGTCTGCTCGGCGGCGAGGTCGTCCGTCGGTACTCATTCCGCAGAGTTCGCAGTAG